A region of the Anolis sagrei isolate rAnoSag1 chromosome 4, rAnoSag1.mat, whole genome shotgun sequence genome:
agatccaccattgtttgagtccacagtcttctttggatgtaggtgaactacaaccccaaaaccaaaggacactgcttaccaaacccttccagtattttctgttggtcatgggagaactgtgtaccaaattttgttcaattccatcgttggtggggttcagaatgttgattgtatgtgaactataaatcccagaaactacaactcccaaatgacaaaatcaattttttttagtgaaggacatacattggattgttaggtgtcttgtgtccaaatttggtgtcaattcattcagtggtttttagttctgttaatcccacaaacgaacattacatttttatttatatagatttgaataTTGGAATAGCTCAGACTATGACTTTGaataacggttctggcccaacttatctatccgaacgtatctcagcctatcagcccaccaggaccctaagatcttctggggagaccctgctctctatcccaccggcttcacaagcacggctggcgggaacgagagacagggccttttctgtggtggcccctcggctttggaacgccctccccatagaggtacgatcagcctcctcgctgatggtgtttcagaagagattgaaaacatggatgtttaaacaagcattcggttatcCGTTGCAacaaattttgatgactaaaggattggtaatcatggacgacgacttttggattgcgattccagttacgagatgcatgggattattattggtggcccaataatttgtattgtatatgtgttttatacttttaaactgaatactgttttttaagtgttgtaaaccgcaatgagtcgctgacttaggctgagatattagcggtatacaagcgcataaataaataacgaGGTTAACAATGAAGGtattgcttatatgtttttattaaaatgatttaatgtatgtattttataactctgtttttaaatgctgtttttagCTGCACATTGTTGGTCTTATCTTCAGTAGGGAGAATAGGAAAATGACTAGTTGTTTTTTCTATAACCTCCACTTGCATAGCTCTGGAAGAATCCACAATACAAGTATTAAAACTGAGATGATTGGTACTATCTTGGATAATTAGCAGAACCAGTAGGAGAAGTTACAAAGTACCTGAgaccctctagatcagtggttctcaaccagtttaccagctgttaggatttctgggagttgaaagccaaaacatctggtgacccatgggttgagaaccactgctgtagatcaaCAAAAATGTGACAGTGGAAGTCACAATGATTACGACTCTTTGGCTTCCATATGGATGCAGGACTAGCAACTGCACAAATGATCACACtgattggcaatgaagatctgttGTGTACACTGGCATGGAGTTCGTATTCAGCTAATGATACCACATGGTATATATCAACACTCCTCAAAGTGGTGGTCCCTACATTGTTGTTGGTTTATGAGTCAGCAATTGTTGGTCTGCAGAGAGTTTCCAGGATAGAAATAGTTGTAGCCAGTCTCTggcacattatttttaaaaggattgcTGATCCTCACATGAGATATCCTAACTCAAGAGAAGTTGGACTATTAATCCtataaacaagcaaacagatggataaataaataaaatgtcagtgGTAGTATATTATGCGTCACTGACTCACCTCTTCTCTGATCCAGGCATTATAACCTGGTGGAGAGACGACTAGCTGAATTATACTGGCTGTCATTAGGCCTGCCATGCAGATGGGAGAGATGTACTTCCATGTGTAGAAGTAGAAACGATAAGGACGGAAACCTAGCATTTCAGTTAATTCTTGCATGAAtctaggaagagaaaaggaagaaagcaaagtgataaaacatattaaattggTTTTATAGTCCCTATGTCTCTTGAATTGAATGGGGAAACTTTGTCAAGGAACACTGTTGGAGTAAAATAAATGTCCAACCAAATATGAAAGTCATGTGCTTCAAGAGCAATTAAATCTATTACATATTTAGTGGTTATAGTAGATAAGCATGTAACCATATGGTCCTCAGAACACATCTAAGACATAATAAAGAGTGGATTTCCAGCTCAAGGGCTTTGCCAATGCCCCAGATCTGGAATGGAAGAACTGATGTTGGATCCCTGTCTCAGCCTTTCCCAAATAGTGTGAAGATTTCCAGGGTCCCTAAGCTTGTCAGGACCACAGTTTCTTTATGCTATCAGAGCAGAAATGAGTATGTGGAAGATGTGCTtaagaacagaaagtgagaggaccTGCATCTACTGGCGTCAAAAGCTTCCAAATGCCCTCACAAAACACACAAATAGTTTGAAGCATGTTTAACTTATTACTTTGTCTCTCTGTTTAGAGAaaaccccttttctctctctttcattctggAAAACAACTGACAATTGGTTCCCGTGATACTTTGGCAGGTTAAGCATAGCTTTGAAAGGTCAAGCATAAATAGAGGAGTGCTTCATTTTCCCACTTCTCCTTCAAATTGCTTCTTAAATATTAAAGCACAGGAGTTTGGGAAACCAGAAAATTCAGAGAAGTATAATAATTTTTCTCACTtagcaaactttttttaaaaaacttacttCTTGGTACCATAAATCCACGCCACTGCAATGTTCTCCAAGATGACAACAAGAGTGAGGGGCAGTGTTGCAGAGTAATCATCAAACATGTTGACAAAGTAGTTGCCTGACCGTTGCACAAATAACAACCCCACAAAGAAAGCAAAAATGCAACAGCCAACTGTAAAGAGTAGAGGATAAGAACTGTCAGTAAGAACACAGGTACACAAGAGTATAACAATCTTCTGATGGCAGAAGGCAGAGTGATAGCATTGTTGTTACAGAAAGGAAGCAATTTATTAATGGGATATATTGCACAACACAACAGAATCTCCTTACAGACTTCAAGAACAGGAATTAGCCTTTATTTTACACTGGAGAAAGATACTCTAGGATTCATCAGATGAGGTAATTTTGGAGATGGACCCCCATGCTGGCCATCACAcatgttgtgtgacttccagcGGAACTCCACCCCCAAACAGGGTGGAAGTGTCCTTGGACACTTCTCCCCCAGTATGGGAGCTTGACCATGttatgctggctccaatggagtcaTCCTGGGTCCTCACCGGAAGAGCAACACTACCcaagtgtgatggggaaagcattacAGTGAGGGAGCAGCACGTTGGAAGACAGATTTGTCTTGCTGCCCCCTCAGTCCGGtagtgaagccaggcaaagaggGATGCTTCACCtgacctttgtgatgaggtcatttgAACTATGAACCATCAGCTGTTGGCCCCACAGCAACCTTCCTCAAAACTACACAACTATGTGAATAATGTGGCATAAATATGGTATTGGTTCCAAGAAAATTGGGCAAGGCAGAACCCACCAGTCTACCAAATTAGATagtttgagaagcactgtccTATCAGAAAAACAGTCAAGAAGCCACTTCCCTCATTATACTAACCAGTTCCCTATTGAAGCATGAATACAAATTGTAAAGATACGTAGATAATTGCTCTATTATATAGATATGGGGATTATGCAATAATAGCATGCCTGAATTTTCAATCTAAGCCAAATACTCTCTTTTTGTCATATATCAAAGTCCAGATTACAAAACTGCTGCATTATGCTAGTTCAATGAATACCACTATGCTTTGTTCTATGGTCGCATCACCAGTCCTGCAGAAAACAAATCTATATCAAGGccttttcacattttttaaatgaaatttatttatgaaatttataccccacctttccccAGTCAAGGGTCCAAGACAGCTTACAGctagtaaaaacatacaatataaaaattaaaaccaagTAACAATCATAAATATTAGAAAATGGTGTGAAACACTAATTAAAAccgcaataaaatacatttaaaccaCCCTGATAATACGTAACGAAGTCAAAAGGTCTTCCTAACCTTCGGATATCACTATTTTCCTCTGAAGACTTCCTTGAAAAGGAAAATTTTATGCTCTACATAAGGAAAAATATGTGACTTTTCACATAAGAAAGAATATGTCACATACAAGAGTTCACAAATCTTGTGATGTCTGAATGCTTCTTTGTATGAATGCCTTGGTGTTTAACCTTAACTTTTGTTCAAGGTTTTACCAGATGCTAGCTTGCAAAGAAGGCAACAGTGCTTTACATATTGGGCCGTTTCATCATTTCATCTCCTCAAACAGTAGCCATGGTAggtgaggaattctgggacttgtagtctaaAAATCCATTTTTCTAGCATTTATGAGTTTCCCCCGGAGTGACCTTACCTGTTAATGCTTCTTTACGCACTTTGAACATATCAATGATGGGTGTGGTGATGCCAGCCATGGTCCCAATCATGCTCCCCAAACCCAGATTTATCAGCATCAGGAAGAACATCACTGACCAGAAAGGAGAAGCTGGGAAGTGGGTCATTGCTTCTGTGAAAGCTATGAATGCGAGCCCAGTCCCCTGCACAGACTGTACATGGCCAAAAAAAGATGTTCATGTTATGCttggcagaaaataatattttaagagaAAATGTACATGTATTCATGCAAACAGATCTCTATCAATGTAATCAGCCTCTTCAAGCCCAAGAACTAAGCCATGATTGGACTTCTCAAAATATAAACATGGATAAGAGCAGGAATAAGTATGCAATGTGCATACTGATGATTGCAGAAACATCTGTTTTACCGCACATGCATGTTCTAAATAGTCATGGTTAACTGCGACCTCAAAATGCCATGTGCTATGATGTGACATGTTTCTCAAATGGTACACCAACTTATTGTGCAAAGTATTCACACCACTCAGAACACATTTAAATGGGATCTAAAAGGGCTTTCCACAAGCCATCATTCTGAGTGCAAATTTTCTACATACCTTTGGTTGAATTTTTGGGAGTATCTCATCATTACTCCCCCTTGCAAGCTAATGCAATATCTAGAGAACTCTTATAATGTGCATCATGCTAAAGCTGTAAGTTGGCTCCCATTATTCAGAGATGTTTTACAGTGGGTAAAATATTTTGGTTGAAATTCAACTTAATGCTACTATACTGAAGTGCCATTCTAGCACTGGTGTGAAGGATTCCCCCTTTGCACAAGCAGTTGTGCATTTAACAGAGTAGTACTTTGtgcaattgttttgttttaacccATTGTATAACAAACATATTGGATATCATACTTACACTAATTCCAAAAACACACAGCCACAAGTATACTGGGCCTTGTGCAAGCTGAATAAGATACCTGGATATAaaactttggctggatctacattgccatataatgcattttgaatctgcattatatgttttgtatagaccagtggttcccaaactttttttgaccagggaccactttgaccaagaaccagtctccaacattaggaccaaaaggattatgaataagtttttggtcaactttagatttggtttagttatttggggtgctgattcagaaaattgcatttgataaaccacatcagctctagtttctgataaagaacatatgctatccagtagtcaccatctgctcgcccacagaaaaccatatttaataagcctcagcagtatataagagggtttcatgagaccacttgctctcattgcaatggtgtagtaatggtgaggccatggaccatattttagttcttatggaCCACTGATAGTCCACgggccacagattgggaaccactggtggacccatatcatgcagttaaactgcactgAATTACATGGGTCTATatcagccatataatgcagattcaaactgtgttatatggcagtggatcCAGCCTTTGAGTCTCAAATCATTATGAAAAGCAATTTCAGCTATAAACATACCTTGTCAAGCTCATCTTCCAGTAGACAGGGatccagccccagcttctggaaaTGATCCTTTTTTACCGTCTTTATCACACCATACATCTCAGTGTAGTCCTTGGATGTGAGATGGGAGAAGTTCACTTGGGGTGGAATGAGTGCATGGCTCAGAACATTGGAGTTCAGATAACCCAGGATCTTCTCAGCATTCCTACAATGGAGAGGCTACAAGTCAATGCATAGCCATTTCCTGGCTCTTGGACAATGATATTCCCCTTGTCCTGGGCATAGGGTGAGGAGCATCTTTGCCTGCAAAACCTGCAAGGTAAACCCTTTATAGCTGGTGTAGGTGACATTAGTCATAATGTTCCACAAAACTTTCTGCAAGAACAATAGGTTAAAGCATATTTCCTTGTCCTCTAAAACACTCTAGATTTCTCATATTGCAGTAATTAAATTGCAGATATAATCTGTCAGAGCTCTAGAATAAAACAGAAACAACCAcatcattggctttttaaaatatattctgaaATATGTGCAGACGGATATAGATACAAACCCACACCCACCCTCCAGAGAAATATCTTAGAAAGAGACTAAAAGTGGCACTTACTCAACCACACACTTCTCATTCATGACATTAGCTTTGAAGCCCAGCACAGCAAAGACTACCAGTGTGGCCAAGACAGAGGTGAAGAAGTTTATGAAGGAGACAAGAGCTGCATCAAAGTGGCAGTTGTTGTCCTGTTTGTTGTAACTGGAGAAAGCAATAACTCCACCAAAACCCAGACCTAGAGCAAAGAAGACCTGAGTGGCAGCTTCTCGCCAGACTTGGAGATCCAACATTTTATCAAGCTGTgagaagagaaaagaggaaagttAATTTAGTCATCTGCTAGACAGATGTCACAGCAGGAAGCAGTATGTCACTGCTTGTATGTGCAAATACTATGATAGGTACCTTTTTGCATGAGTTAGAAGAAATTTGATTTCATTCTTCTGCATTTATGATtaagggaaaataaaaaaaaaaaacactgggcaTAGCTCAGATTCAGTAAAATCAAATTGCCATTTGTTTAAAACAGAGTCTTGCAGCATCTCAATGACTAGGACATTTTCAAATCCAGTAATTTTCCAGTAACCATGGAACCCTTATTCACAGCTTTGCTTAAGGAAAAATAATCTTGAAATTTGCAAGATCCTCCAAGAGATTATATGGTATGCTTCCCCAAAAAATTAATAAAGAGTTGCCTTGAAGGACATAGTAAATTCCTAGGAAGGATGCCTCCCTAgaaatccctaggtcctccaaagcaattctatggtatgctgaaACTGAAAGTGAGGTAATTCCAAGACATTTTATCATATCTACATTCTCATGTTACCAGAAATGTATCACTTTGAGACACATGGTTCTTATGGTAAGCTTGTGGGGAGTCCAGTATTTCATTACAATATCTCTTTCTAAACTATTGTATTTGATTTGGCAGAAGAGTACAAAATTGTACTGTACTGCCTTATCATTGCATGGAGCACAAGCTCTAGCACGTCCAACCAAACTGGTAAAGATAGACCCAGTGGAGGTCTACTTCTGTGCCATCTGAAGACAACTCCAAGAAGTTACTGCAAGTTCCTTCACCAGAGCGTTGAGCAGTAGGTGATGAACTGCCAAAAATTAATAATACGAGAGTGTGTCATAATAACAATATTGAACAAATAAGCAGTGGATCAAGTTAAATATCACAAACTACAAAAAAAGCCTGGCACTAAAATGGCTATAGAAGAAATGCAGGCAAAACCACTTTGAAGAGAATATATAATGACCGAGTGGGTCACTACTAAAAAGGTCCTTAACTTAATTTGGTTCCAACACATAGAAGAGGAACTCTCAAgacaaacattgtttttgtgattgcactatgtaacacattttttgttcctgggctatgCATGTCCTTTCTTAatttgttctatcataaaaaccttGAAAAGTGTGTGAGGCccctttccacacaactgaataaaatcccacattatctgctttgaactggaatatatggcagtgtggactcagataacccagttcaaagcagatattgtgggattttctgccttatatGGCCGCGTGGAAGGTACCAcagactgcaaaaactttgtttttagaggtcatcctgcagcacattttgctggaGTTTTTAAATGAATACCGGAtctcatcatagtttgtggcagtcacaaaaatgaagtttctggggtataacaactactttccaagtaaacacttaaaaactaaacaggaaataacactttcaaacaggaacagaaaaatattcacattttattacatagtgttatatgaaGAAACCCAATTCTTTGGATAGCTTGCCCCCAAACAGTTGACTTGGGACTGGAACTGTGTGCATCATAAGGTGTCAAAAAATCCCCACATCAGATGCCCAACCAACTCTCAAACGTTAAGATGCTTTCTTCTCTATTGAAAAATCTTGAGGAAATGGGTTGCTGTcaagctttctgggctgtatagccatgttccagaagcatatagcctggaaaactcacagcaacctagtgattctggccatgaaagtcttcgacaatatctTGAGGAAATACTGAGAGTCATGCCTACAATGACCTCCAGATGGTGCAATTCTCTATTAAATGctcctccccccttcttcccATCATCTTTAGGTCTCACATAACATTTCTGGAATTGGTTTGCTTTCAAACCAAGGAATTAGTGTATAAATCATTGACATAATTTTATTGAATTTTCCAATGCCACTTAGCATTTCTGCAGCCCTTTTCATCCAGTTGCAGTTTCCCAGATCATTTTCAAAGGCAGTCCACTCAACAGATTGTATTAATCCAAATGGAAAGTTATCACAGTCATGGTAATTGTAGCATGTTATTCCCATTGACTACAGTAATAGTATCAAGCTATCCCCATTGAGGCAGGGTAAGAATTTATGCATCAGCTGAAATGTACCAGAGACATTTAGAGCTAAAGAGGCTACTTGAGCCTCTAAGATGGCTTGAGCAACTATGGGAGGTTGAGGAGACCCTACAGGGCTGCAACCTGCCACTATAGCCCTCCACCAAAAAACAAGCAAAAAGTAATAGTTGGTTAAATGCAGCCTAGAGGacatttggtgtttttttttctcctttaccCCTGAAGGAAGGCACAGGGAACACTATCCCCACCTTCGCTTTGTTAACATTCCTAGAGTAATACGCAGTCTATAAGATGGATATCCTAAACTGTGTATGAATTGCTGTAGTTGTCCCAGCTGATCCGTGAATGTTAATAACTCATGATTACTGCgagaaatgctttaaaaatagaTGTGGTATTCAAAGGGAGAAATGATCATGGTTTAAATTTTAATTCTAATAATTAGAGTTAGTGTTACATTGCTTTCTACATAAGAAAATAATGTCTGCAGTCTAAAAATGCATTGCAAAGAAAAACCCAATTAAGTTGTTTGCATAGGCCTCTTTCACACCACAAAATTATAGCAATCTAATACTACTTTAGCTACCACGGAGATTATAGCTATAGTATATACATCAAAATGAAAAGCCCAGACTGATTCTCTCCAAAAGCCTACCAGCATGCTTTACAGAAATGCAAGATTTCCTCCCTGAGCCAGACTGTCTCCTTCCCAGGAATCTGCATCATTTCTGCAGACTCTGATCTGGGTGGCCAGTCAGCAAAGGTACGAGGGcaggctggaagagacctcatgggccatccagtccaaccccctgccaagaagcaggaaaattgcattcaaagcacccacgacagatggccatccagcctctgtttaaaagcctccaaaggaggagcctctaccatacgccggggcaaagagttccactgctaaacagctctctcagtcagaaagttcttcctaatattcagatggaatctcctttcttgtagtttgaagccattgttccgcatcctagtctccagggcagcagaaagcaacagGCTCCACTTTGGGGTGCCTGGGGAATACATGTTTTGCTCCCCCAGTCAGTCTGCTTCAATTTGGGCTTTTGCTGCCTTTCCACCCACTCTGTGTGTGCTAGGGTTTTATTTATGCTGGTGCTATATATCACACCTTTAGCTCTGCAGCATGGGACAGGATTCAGGGGGTCTTTTTGGAGGGGGGGCACTTTAAGCCCTTCATTCCTAGTTAGAGGATCCCAATAAAATATAGGGGTTCAGGTGGTCAGGGTTCAGTCTCCAATCAAGGGACTGAAGTAACCATATCACCCAATTGTAACAGGATATATCTCAATTGCCAAAGGACTAAATACCTtccagcatttcatagaatcatagaatcaaagagttggaagagacctcatgggccatccagtccaaccccctgccaagaagcaggaatgttgcattcaaatcacccctgacagatggccatccaacctctgtttaaaagcttccaaagaaggagcctccaccacatttagAGATGAAAACTAGGATACTAGAagagcaacatcagaatgtgatcagaatatttaaaaatggtgCAAGAAGCTTTCTGGTTGCTCTAAAAAGCTCTGGGAACTTTTAAAGGCCTTTAAGAgagtgttgtattgttttaaattctaCTATTTAACTCCTTTTCATCCTTTTAAAGTGTGCGTTTTAAATAGTTTTGATACTACTAATAATTTAATGGCATTTTAATGTCTAATTTTGTACAGTTTTACTATATTGCAAACCTTTTGATTTTGTAAACTACCTTGAATCCTATCTTGAGAAAGGCGTAGGGCATAAATAACATGAAGTAGATTACAAGCAGCACCATTATAAGTATTGTGGGCTTACCTTGGGAGTGAACATATGCACAATCCCATCTACTGCTCCCCTCAAGAGCAACCCTCGGACCAGGAAGCAGATCAACACCACATAAGGAAAGAGGGAGCTGAAATACATCACCTAAGAGAAAAGGAGATGCTATGACATAAAGTGGGAGGAGGCTTCATATATGATATATTCAAGGAAGAATACTAAAGCTGTGATAACACCATGGAAAACATATGCCTACTTGTAGTGACATACTTTTCTGAAAAGCATTTCAGGAATGATTTTTGGTAAGGTATTGAGAAGAGGAACTTGTTCAGAAAACTGTAAGCTCTCTTCCTCCAACAATATTAGAGTTCCAAATTTCCATTAAATATTAAGTAGTTCATATGTAATGTAAATGTTCTGTAATGCGGTTAATTGAGCAGCATCATCCTAAAAATTGGACCATGTTTTGTGGTTGTCACATTGATGAATGCTGCATCATAACTGGAATATGACTTTGAATCCCCAAAGAGCTATGGAAAGccattgggtggccttgggcaagtcaaacacTTTCAACCTAAGCAGAAGGCAGAAGTTAAACCTCCcgttgaacaaatcttgtcaagaaaaccatatgatgaGTTCTCCTTAGGACTACCATacatcaaaaatgacttgaaggcccacaacgaCAACTCATTCCCTACAGACTTTTACAAGTGTTCCTTTCTGTATCATATAGCTGCCTAAGGCACAGGGACAGGCAAAATGATTTTGGCGGCAAATCAAAGTGTgccatcttcttttccttcttatcTGTCTGCAGTTACCTGCCGAATAAGAACTGTTCATGATGTCTACAGATGTTTGAATTCATGGTTACGGGAGCAGAATTGCAGACTCTGAACTGATATTGGTTACTATTCTGGAACAAATCTTAAGACAATTGAGTTGTGGAGTGCCTGATGAAGGATCCAGATTAATCTACCTCCTCCCAGGGTTTAGATACATAGACACACATCACTTTATAAGTCTGTTTTCTTGTGTCAGGGTATGACAAGTTCTGTTATGCTTCTGGTTGCCACAATCAGCCCTTACCTTTCCTGAAGACTGGATTCCTTTGATCATAGCCAAACACACCAAACTCCAAGCCAATAGTAGACATAAGGTCATTCTCCAATTAAGTCCACCACTCTCTGAGATGGAATTTGAAATTTCCAGGGCATCACGGTACCAGAAATAGGTTGTAGCAGAGCTTTTGTCACATTCTGGTTCCACAGCTGAAAATGAGATGTGTTTTGGTTGTTACACAATGCACAGCCCTTTCTTTTGGCATCTCATAAACACAGCAAAGCAAGTCAATATTTAGAGCCAAAGAAGGATGTATAAGCATCACAAGGCACTTTATAAAAGATGGcta
Encoded here:
- the SLC6A17 gene encoding sodium-dependent neutral amino acid transporter SLC6A17; protein product: MPKSSKVTQREQSNEPVTESVADLLALEEPVDYRHSVLNVAGENWSKQQPDVEEPVEDRPAWNNKLQYILAQIGYSVGLGNVWRFPYLCQKNGGGAYLVPYLILLILIGIPLFFLELAVGQRIRRGSIGVWNYVCPRLGGIGFASCLVCLFVGLYYNVIIGWSIFYFFKSFQYPLPWSECPLLKNGSVATVEPECDKSSATTYFWYRDALEISNSISESGGLNWRMTLCLLLAWSLVCLAMIKGIQSSGKVMYFSSLFPYVVLICFLVRGLLLRGAVDGIVHMFTPKLDKMLDLQVWREAATQVFFALGLGFGGVIAFSSYNKQDNNCHFDAALVSFINFFTSVLATLVVFAVLGFKANVMNEKCVVENAEKILGYLNSNVLSHALIPPQVNFSHLTSKDYTEMYGVIKTVKKDHFQKLGLDPCLLEDELDKSVQGTGLAFIAFTEAMTHFPASPFWSVMFFLMLINLGLGSMIGTMAGITTPIIDMFKVRKEALTVGCCIFAFFVGLLFVQRSGNYFVNMFDDYSATLPLTLVVILENIAVAWIYGTKKFMQELTEMLGFRPYRFYFYTWKYISPICMAGLMTASIIQLVVSPPGYNAWIREEAAEKFLYYPKWAMGVLVSLIILAIIPLPVVFILRQFHLISDGSNALSVTYKKGRMMKDISNLEDNDETRFILSKVPSEAPSPMPTHRSYLGPGTTSPMEMSNVANGRYSGGYLTATTPESEL